The DNA sequence GCGCGCCAACGCGCTCGGTGACTTCATTTTCGCCGTACCGGCGTTGACGGCGTTGCGGGCCGCGTACCCGCAGGCGGAGCTGGTGCTGCTCGGCGCGCCCTGGCATGCCCGCTGGCTGGATGCCCGGCCGGTGGCCGACCGGCCGGGCCCGGTGGACCGGGTGCTGGTGGTGCCGGCCGCGGACGGTATCCGGGCGGCGCAGCCCGATGACGAGCCGGTCACGATGACCCAGTTCCTGGACCGGGCCCGGCGTGAGTCGTTCGACCTGGCGGTGCAGTTGCACGGCGGCGGCCGCAACAGCAATCCGCTGGTCGCGGCGCTGGGCGCGCGGGTCACCGCCGGACTGCGGGCGGACGACGCGCCGCCGCTGGATCGCTGGATCCGGTACGTCTACTACCAGCCGGAGGTGTTCCGCTACTTGGAGGTGGCCGGGCTGGTCGGTGCCGAACCGGTGACGCTGCAGCCCAAGGTGCCGGTGACCGGCGCCGACCGGGCCGAGGCGGACCGGGTGCTCGGCCCGGCCCGGCAGCCCAGGGTGGTGCTGCATCCGGGGGCCAGCGACCCGCGTCGCCGGTGGCCGGCGGATCGGTTCGCGGCGGTCGCCGACGCGCTGACCGACCGTGGTTTCGAGGTGCTGGTGACCGGCACCGGGCCGGAGCGGGACGTGGTCGCCGAGGTCAGCGCGGCGACCGCCCGGCCGGTGCGGACCGTGGTGGACGAGTTGAGCCTGGGCGGCCTGGCCGGGCTGCTGGCCAGCTGCACGGTGCTGGTCGCCAACGACACCGGCCCGCTGCACCTGGCGGCGGCGGTCGGCGCGCCGACGGTCGGCATCTACTGGATCGGCAACCTGCTCAACGGTGCCCCGCCGGTACGCGGCCGGCACCGCCCGCTGGCCGCGTTCACCATCCACTGCCCGGTGTGCGGGATGGACGTCAGTACGGTCGGCTTCCCGGCCCGGGGCGGCGGGGACAACTGCGGCCATCAGGAGTCGTTCGTCACCGACGTGCCGGTCGCCGAGGTGGTCGACGCGGTGCTGGAGCTGGCCCCTGCGGCATCCGGCGCACCGGGCGGCGGGCACCGACGGTCCGCCCGGGTGCCGGCCGCCGTCAGGGCGGCGGGTCGCCCGGCCTGACCAGCTGGTGCCGGTAGGCGAACACCACCAGCTGGGCCCGGTCCCGGGCGGCCAGCTTGATCATCGTACGGTTGATGTGGGTCTTGACGGTCAGTGGCGACAGATGCAGCCGTTCGGCGATGTCGGCGTTGGACAGTCCGTGCGCGACCAGCACCAGGATCTCCTTCTCCCGGTCGGTGACCAGGTCGAGCTCCGGTGGCCGCCGCACCGGCGGCTGGAGGTCGCGGATCAGCCGGCTGACCAGCCCACGGGTGGCCCGGGGCGACAGCAGCGCCTCGCCTTCGGCGACCACCCGGATGGCGGTGACCAGATCACCGGGGGCCACGTTCTTGCCCAGGAACCCGCTCGCCCCGGCCTGGAGGGCGTGGACCACGTTGTCGTCGTTGTCGAACGTGGTGAGCACCAGCACCCGGACTCCGGCGAGTCGCTCGTCGGCGCCGATGCGCCGGGTCGCCTCGATGCCGTCGACCCGTGGCATCCGGATGTCCATCAGGACGACGTCGACCCGGTGGCGGTGGCACAACTCGACGGCTTCAGCGCCGTCGGCGGCCTCACCGACGACCTCCAGCCCCGGCGCCGCGTCCACGATCATCCGGAACCCGGCGCGGATGAGTGCCTGATCGTCGGCGAGCAGAACCCGGATGGTCACGTCACCTCTCCTCGGTGGTGCCGGTGCTCGGTGGTGCCGGCGGGAGCGGGCGCCGGCGGTGGCCGGTCCGGCGGGTTGAGCCGGTCGACCGCGCGGTCGTCGGTGGGCAGCTCGGCGCGTACCCGGAACCGGCCGTCGCCGGTCGGTCCGACGGTGATCGTGCCGTTCGCGGCGGTGGCACGCTCCCGCATGCCGAGCAGCCCGAACCCGGTACCCCGGCCGGCACCGGACCCGGTACCCGGATCGGATCCGGCGGTGACCCGGTTGGTGACCTCGACGCGGAGCGTGTCGACGGCGTACTCGAGGTCGAGGGTGGCACCGCTGTCACCGTACCGGTGGGCGTTGGTCAACGCCTCCTGCACGATGCGGTACGCGGCCAGGTCCACCACCGCCGGCAGCGGCCGGGGCTCGCCGTGCTGCCGGTGCCGTACGGCGAACCCGGTGGCCGCCATCGCGGCCAGCAGGTCCGGCACCCGTTCCAGGCCGGGGGCCGGTTCGGCGTCGCGTACCTCGTTCGGGTCGCGGAGCACGCTGATCACGGACTTGATCTCCGCCAGGACGGTGTCGGCGGCGGTACGGATGTGCCCGAGCACCGGCCACACCCGGTCCGGCTCGTGGCGCAGCACGTGGTCGGCCGCCCCGGCGTGCACACTGATCACCGCGATGTGGTGGGCGACGACGTCGTGCAGCTCCCGGGCGATGCGCAGCCGCTCGTCGACCACCCGGCGGCGGGCCTCCTCCTCCCGGGACAGCTCCGCCTGCCGGGCCCGTTCGGTGACCTCGGCGATGTACGCCCGGCGCATCCGGACCGAGTCGCCCACCCCGGCACCACCGAAGATGATCGCCGCCACGGTCAATTGCTCGGTGTTCCACCAGTCGGGCAGGTAAACGGCTGTGCCGGTGGCCATCAGCGCAGCCCAGACGAGTCCGGCGTAGAACCATGGCCGGCGACGCGGGCTGTACAGCACGGCCGAGTAGGTCAGCAGCCCGACGGTGATGAACAGCCCGTCCGGTGGGCGACCCAGCGTGATGGTGACCATGGCGAGCACGGTGGCGACCGTCAGCACCCGGACCGGCCGCCACCGGCGGATCAGGGTCAGCGCGGCGCACAGCAGCGCCAGCACCGTCATCCCGGGGTGGGTCGAGGTGACGCCGATGAACAGCACGGACAGCACCCCGGTCGCGGTCAGCACCACGTCGCCGACCAGGCCACGGTAGCGGTCGTAGGGCTGGAAACTCCGTCGACCGCGCACCGCTGACACGGTCACGACGGTAGAACGCCGGGCCGGTCCGCAGCGACCTGTTCCTGCGGTACCGGCGACCCTCGCGGCTACCGCATCCGCAGTACCCGGCCGCCTGCACCGGTCGGACGACGCACCCGCCCGCCCCCCGCGATCGTGTAACCACCCCTGAATCCCAGGGTTTCACCAGCAACGGAGGATGGTCGTGGCGACCTTGTTCTACCGGCTCGGGCGGGCGAGTTTCCGGCACCGCCGACTGACCCTCGTCGTCTGGGTGGTCCTGCTCGTCTCGTTCGGGCTCGGCGCGGCCAAACTGTCCGGGCCGACCAGCGACGCCCTGTCCCTGCCCGGCTCGGAGTCGTGGCGGGCGATGGACGTGCTGGGCGAGGAGTTCGGCATCGGCGCCACCGCCTCGGTGAAGGTGGTGTTCACCGTGCCGGACGACGCGACGTTGACCGGCCCCGACGAGCAGGAGGCTGTGCGGGCGACAGTCGCCGAGCTGCGGCGACTACCGCAGGTCGCGACGGTTGACGACCCGTACGAGACGCAGACGATCGCGCCCGACGGCCGGACCGGTTACGCCGACGTCTCCTACGCGGTGGACGACCACGAGGTGACCGCCGAGTCCCGGGCGGCGCTGCTCGCCGTCGGCGACACCGCCCGGCAGGCCGGTGTCGGCGTCGAGTACGCCGGCGATGTGGTCACCGAGGCCGAGGAGGGCACTGCCGCCGAGGCGTTCGGTCTGGCGGTGGCCGCCGTCGTCCTGCTGATCACCTTCGGTTCGCTCGCCGCCGCCGGCCTGCCGTTGCTGACCGCGCTCGTCGGGGTCGCGGTCGGCCTGCTCGGCATTGGAATCGCCTCCGGCTTCCTCGACCTCACCTCGAACACCTCCGCCCTGGCCACCATGCTGGGCCTGGCGGTGGGGATCGACTACGCCCTCTTCGTCATCTCCCGCTACCGGCAGGAACTCGCCGCCGGCCGCGACGCGGCAGAGCCTCCGGACCGCGACGCGGCCGAGGCTGCCGGCCGGGCCGTCGGCACCGCCGGGTCCGCCGTCGTCTTCGCTGGCCTGACCGTGATCATCGCTCTGGTCGCGCTCGCCGTGGTCCGGATCCCGTTCCTGACCGCGATGGGGATCGCCGCCGCCGGAACCGTCGCCGTCGCGGTGCTGATCAGCCTGACCCTGCTGCCGGCCCTGCTCGGCTTCGCCGGCCACCGGGTGCTGCCGAGGGCCCAGCGGAGCCGGCCCACCGGCAGTCGGATCCCCTTCGGCGAGCGCTGGGCGCGCGGCGTGGTCCGGCACCGCGTACCAGCGCTGGTCCTGTCGGTCGTCGCGGCCGGCATCGCCGCGACCCCCGCGCTCGACCTGACGCTTGCGTTGCCCGACGCCGGCACCGCCGCTCCCGAGTCGACCCAACGCAAGGCGTACGACCAGCTCGCCGCCGCCTTCGGAGCCGGCGTCAACGGTCCACTGCTCGTCGTGGTGGAGACCGCACCCGGCGCGGCGATGGCCGCCGCCGAACAGGCCCGGCGGTACGTCGCCGGCCTCGACGACGTCGTGGCGGTCACCCCGGCGGCGGCGAACCCGACCGACGACACCGCCATCCTCCAGGTCGTTCCCGCGCACGGGCCGACCAGCGAGGACACCAAGCAGCTGGTCCGCGCGATCCGCGCCCACCAGGCGGACTTCGGCGCGGCCGGCGCCGGCGCGGCGCTGTCCGTCACCGGCCGGGCCGCGATCGACCTGGATGTGTCGGAGCAGATCGACGACGCGTTGCTGCCCTATCTGGCCGTCGTGGTCGGCCTCGCGTTCGTTCTGCTGATGCTGGTGTTCCGCAGCGTTCTGGTGCCGATCAAGGCGGCGGCGGGTTTCCTGCTGTCGGTGGCCGCCTCGTTCGGTGCCCTGGTCTTCGTGTTCCAGCAGGGCCACTTCGCCGACCTGCTCGGCATCGCCGCGATCGGTCCGGTCGTCAGTTTCATCCCGATCTTCCTGGTCGGCATCCTGTTCGGCCTGGCCATGGACTACGAAATGTTCCTGGTCACCCGGGCCCGGGAGGAGTATGTACACGGCGCCGCCCCGGACGACGCCGTGGTCGCCGGCATGCGGCACAGCGCCCGGGTGGTCACCGCCGCCGCACTGATCATGGTCAGCGTCTTCGCCGGCTTCATCCTCGCCGAGGACAGTGTCGTCAAGTCGCTCGGGTTCGCGCTCGCCTTCGGCGTCGCCGTCGATGCCCTGCTGGTCCGGATGACCATCGTCCCTGCGGTGCTGTCGCTACTCGGCCGGTCCGCGTGGTGGCTGCCGAGGTGGCTCGACCGGGTCCTGCCGAACGTCGACGTCGAAGGTGAGCGGCTCACCCGGCGGCTGGCGTCAGCCGGCGCCGACGGCGCGCACCTGGACCGGCGGGGGGAACAACTCCCGGACGTCGTCGGGCAACGGTAGCTGCACCCGGTACAGCACCCCGTCCGGGCAGTAGCCGGCGATGCGGTCCAACGCGGACCGCACCCCGTCGCGTACCGTCCGGTCGTCGGTGTCGTACCGGGCGGTCCGGCGGCGGACCCGCCGGACCAGCTCGGCGGCATCGAACCGCTCCGGCCGGTGCTCCGGGTCCGGTCGGTGCTCCGGGTCCGGTCGGGCCGCCATCGCCAGCAGCGGCGGCAGCGCGTCGACCAGCAGCGCCGCCTCGCCGTCGGGCAGCAGCTCGACGAGGGTACGCAGCACCGCCACGTCCAGCTGCCAGATCGTGGTGGTCGGGCGGACCAGCCGTGCCGTCACGGCCCGACCTCCTGCCGCTGGTGGCGCGGCCCGCCGCCGGCCGCCGCCGGGTCGTACCCGGCGGCGGCCTCCTCGTCGAGCAGCAGCTGCCAGCATTCGACCCGCCGGTCGGTGACCGTGGTCGGCGATTCCAGGTGGAACGCGCCGCTGGGCACGATGCCGGCACCGCCGTAGCGGCTGAGCACCGCCAGTTGGGCGGCGACGTCCTCGCCCTGGTGGTCGACCGGCATCCGGGGCCAGAAGTCGAAGCCACCGGCGGCGACCAGCTTGGCCCGGTCGAACAGCACGCACCCGCCGATCCAGGACACCCGGTACGCCCGCCACTGGCCCTCGCCCAGCTGGAGCCGCTCGGTGACGTGCAGCAGGTTGGCGGCCGAGTGCAGCCGGGCCCGGGACCACTGCGGCGTACCGGGCCGGATCCGCTCCGGCTCCGGCCGGCCGTCCCATTCGACGTACCCGTCGTGGTCCTGCGGCCGCACATCATCCAGATAGGACAATCCGTGTACGGCGTTGCCGACGAAGCCGCAGCGCAGTTCGGCGATCGCGGTGACCAGTCGGTCGATGGTGCCGGGGGCGAGCCAGACGTCGTCGTCGAGCATCAGCACCAGCCGGGCGGTGGAGAGACTCAGCAGGTACGCCCGGTGTTCGGCCAGCCCGCGCCGGGGCAGCCGCCGGGTGAGCAGCACCGGGTGACCGGTGTGCCGCAGCGCCCGCACCATGGTGGCGGCGGCCGGGTCGGCCCACGCCGGTCCGCCGTCGGACTGGTCGCTGACCACCACCCCGAACCCGTCAGGGGCATCCTGTGCGGCGAGCCCGGCGAGGGTGGCGGCCAGCTCGGCGGGTCGGTTGCGGGTCGGGACGAGTACGTCGAGCAGCCGGTTGCGGCGGAACTCGACCGGGTCCCCGGGCGGCAACGGTCGACTCATCGGGCTCCTTCCGGGTGTGTGTCGGGTTCCGGGTGTGCTTCGGGTCGGCCGGCCGACCCGCCGGCCGGGCCGGCCGGGGCGGCTGCCGACCGGATCCGGTCGATGACCGCCGAGGTGGACCGGTCCGCGACGTAGCCGAGGATGTGCACCGCCCCGCCGAGCCGGCGGACCAGCGGCGCTTCGGGCACCATGTCCGGCGGGTAGTCGCCGCCCTTGACGTAGACGTCCGGGCGGATCCGCTCGATCAGCCCGGCCGGGGAGTCCTCCTCGAAGACCACCACGTGGTCGACGCTGGTCAGCGCGGCGAGCACGGCGACCCGGTCCTCGACCGGGTTGACCGGCCGGTCCGGACCTTTCAGCCGCCGCACGCTGTGGTCCGAGTTGACGGCAACGATCAGCAGGTCACCGAGGGCGGCGGCCTCCGCCAGGTAGCCGACGTGGCCGCGGTGCAGCACGTCGAAGCAGCCGTTGGTGAAGACGATCCGGGCTCCGGCGGCACGCTGTACGCGTACCTGTTCGACCAGGTCGGCGGGGTCGGTCCCGGCGGCCGGGGTCGCAGCCGGGGTGGTGACCCGCCGGCCGCCGCCCGAGGCCGCGGCCGGGAACGCCTCGCTCAGCGCGGCGGTCAGCGCGTCGCGGTGGCAGATACAGGTGCCGCAGTCGCGCACGGTCAGCGCGGCGGCGAGCTGGGCCAGTTCGGCTGCGACCGGCAGGGTGGCGCCGGCGACCACCGACAGGGTGAGAGCGGCCAGATAGGCGTCGCCGGCGCCGACCGCCCGGCTGGCCGCGACCGGTTCGGTACGGCAGTGGTGCGTGGCGCCGCTGCGGTCGCCGACCACCGAGCCGTCGGTGTCCAGGGTCACCGCCACCAGGTCCGCCCCGGTTGCGGCGTGCAGCCGGGGCAGCAGTCGCCGGGCGGCGGCGACCCGGTCGCGGTCCGGCGTGGGTTCGCCGACGGCCGGTGCGGCCTCGGCGACGCTGGGCGTGATCAGCGTCGGCCGCAGTCCGGCCCACCGGGTGAGGTCGTGGGCGTCGAGGGCGACGGTGCCGTAGCGGTCCCGGTGCCGGATCAGCCACTGCCGGATCCGGTCGGGCAGCGCACCGAGCCCGTAGTCGCAGATGACCAGGTCGGGCCGTACCACGTCGGGATTCGCCCCGGTGCCGTCGACATCCGGCTCGGCGGGGCCGAGCCGGATCTCCTCGGTGCTGGCGACGAGCGCGGCGAGCAGCCGTTCGACCTGTTCGGCGGGGAGTGGACCGGCCGGCCCGCCGTCGTCCTCGCGGAGCAGGATCTGGTCGGCGGCGAGCAGCCGACGTTTCACCGGGGTACGGGTGCCCGGCTGGGCGATCATCCGGTCCTGCACGCCGGCCCGGTGCAGGCAGCGCGCCACCTGGTCGCCGACTTGGTCGACGCCGATCGGGGCGACCAGCAGTGGGCGGGCGCCGAGCGCGGCGAGGTTGACCGCGGTGTTCGCGGCACCGCCGGCGGCGACCTGCCGCCGGTCCAGGGTGAGCACCGGGGCGGGTGCCTCGCGGCAGAGCCGGGTGGAGGTGGCGAACCGCCATTCGTCGAGCATCGCGTCCCCGACGACCAGGACGGGTCGCCCGGACCACAGCTCGACGAGGTCGGTGGGACCGGCGCCGTCCGACGGCCCGGCGGGGCCCGCCGGTCTGGCATTGCCGGTGGGGCCA is a window from the Solwaraspora sp. WMMD792 genome containing:
- a CDS encoding glycosyltransferase family 9 protein yields the protein MTAEPARPAAPGLTAEPARPATLGLTVDAAGDRLVPDVHRIAVLRANALGDFIFAVPALTALRAAYPQAELVLLGAPWHARWLDARPVADRPGPVDRVLVVPAADGIRAAQPDDEPVTMTQFLDRARRESFDLAVQLHGGGRNSNPLVAALGARVTAGLRADDAPPLDRWIRYVYYQPEVFRYLEVAGLVGAEPVTLQPKVPVTGADRAEADRVLGPARQPRVVLHPGASDPRRRWPADRFAAVADALTDRGFEVLVTGTGPERDVVAEVSAATARPVRTVVDELSLGGLAGLLASCTVLVANDTGPLHLAAAVGAPTVGIYWIGNLLNGAPPVRGRHRPLAAFTIHCPVCGMDVSTVGFPARGGGDNCGHQESFVTDVPVAEVVDAVLELAPAASGAPGGGHRRSARVPAAVRAAGRPA
- a CDS encoding response regulator transcription factor — protein: MTIRVLLADDQALIRAGFRMIVDAAPGLEVVGEAADGAEAVELCHRHRVDVVLMDIRMPRVDGIEATRRIGADERLAGVRVLVLTTFDNDDNVVHALQAGASGFLGKNVAPGDLVTAIRVVAEGEALLSPRATRGLVSRLIRDLQPPVRRPPELDLVTDREKEILVLVAHGLSNADIAERLHLSPLTVKTHINRTMIKLAARDRAQLVVFAYRHQLVRPGDPPP
- a CDS encoding histidine kinase, coding for MSAVRGRRSFQPYDRYRGLVGDVVLTATGVLSVLFIGVTSTHPGMTVLALLCAALTLIRRWRPVRVLTVATVLAMVTITLGRPPDGLFITVGLLTYSAVLYSPRRRPWFYAGLVWAALMATGTAVYLPDWWNTEQLTVAAIIFGGAGVGDSVRMRRAYIAEVTERARQAELSREEEARRRVVDERLRIARELHDVVAHHIAVISVHAGAADHVLRHEPDRVWPVLGHIRTAADTVLAEIKSVISVLRDPNEVRDAEPAPGLERVPDLLAAMAATGFAVRHRQHGEPRPLPAVVDLAAYRIVQEALTNAHRYGDSGATLDLEYAVDTLRVEVTNRVTAGSDPGTGSGAGRGTGFGLLGMRERATAANGTITVGPTGDGRFRVRAELPTDDRAVDRLNPPDRPPPAPAPAGTTEHRHHRGEVT
- a CDS encoding MMPL family transporter, producing the protein MATLFYRLGRASFRHRRLTLVVWVVLLVSFGLGAAKLSGPTSDALSLPGSESWRAMDVLGEEFGIGATASVKVVFTVPDDATLTGPDEQEAVRATVAELRRLPQVATVDDPYETQTIAPDGRTGYADVSYAVDDHEVTAESRAALLAVGDTARQAGVGVEYAGDVVTEAEEGTAAEAFGLAVAAVVLLITFGSLAAAGLPLLTALVGVAVGLLGIGIASGFLDLTSNTSALATMLGLAVGIDYALFVISRYRQELAAGRDAAEPPDRDAAEAAGRAVGTAGSAVVFAGLTVIIALVALAVVRIPFLTAMGIAAAGTVAVAVLISLTLLPALLGFAGHRVLPRAQRSRPTGSRIPFGERWARGVVRHRVPALVLSVVAAGIAATPALDLTLALPDAGTAAPESTQRKAYDQLAAAFGAGVNGPLLVVVETAPGAAMAAAEQARRYVAGLDDVVAVTPAAANPTDDTAILQVVPAHGPTSEDTKQLVRAIRAHQADFGAAGAGAALSVTGRAAIDLDVSEQIDDALLPYLAVVVGLAFVLLMLVFRSVLVPIKAAAGFLLSVAASFGALVFVFQQGHFADLLGIAAIGPVVSFIPIFLVGILFGLAMDYEMFLVTRAREEYVHGAAPDDAVVAGMRHSARVVTAAALIMVSVFAGFILAEDSVVKSLGFALAFGVAVDALLVRMTIVPAVLSLLGRSAWWLPRWLDRVLPNVDVEGERLTRRLASAGADGAHLDRRGEQLPDVVGQR
- a CDS encoding DUF2267 domain-containing protein — translated: MTARLVRPTTTIWQLDVAVLRTLVELLPDGEAALLVDALPPLLAMAARPDPEHRPDPEHRPERFDAAELVRRVRRRTARYDTDDRTVRDGVRSALDRIAGYCPDGVLYRVQLPLPDDVRELFPPPVQVRAVGAG
- a CDS encoding glycosyltransferase family A protein is translated as MSRPLPPGDPVEFRRNRLLDVLVPTRNRPAELAATLAGLAAQDAPDGFGVVVSDQSDGGPAWADPAAATMVRALRHTGHPVLLTRRLPRRGLAEHRAYLLSLSTARLVLMLDDDVWLAPGTIDRLVTAIAELRCGFVGNAVHGLSYLDDVRPQDHDGYVEWDGRPEPERIRPGTPQWSRARLHSAANLLHVTERLQLGEGQWRAYRVSWIGGCVLFDRAKLVAAGGFDFWPRMPVDHQGEDVAAQLAVLSRYGGAGIVPSGAFHLESPTTVTDRRVECWQLLLDEEAAAGYDPAAAGGGPRHQRQEVGP
- the rfaE2 gene encoding D-glycero-beta-D-manno-heptose 1-phosphate adenylyltransferase: MRPSSNDRRHRAGLAGPTGNARPAGPAGPSDGAGPTDLVELWSGRPVLVVGDAMLDEWRFATSTRLCREAPAPVLTLDRRQVAAGGAANTAVNLAALGARPLLVAPIGVDQVGDQVARCLHRAGVQDRMIAQPGTRTPVKRRLLAADQILLREDDGGPAGPLPAEQVERLLAALVASTEEIRLGPAEPDVDGTGANPDVVRPDLVICDYGLGALPDRIRQWLIRHRDRYGTVALDAHDLTRWAGLRPTLITPSVAEAAPAVGEPTPDRDRVAAARRLLPRLHAATGADLVAVTLDTDGSVVGDRSGATHHCRTEPVAASRAVGAGDAYLAALTLSVVAGATLPVAAELAQLAAALTVRDCGTCICHRDALTAALSEAFPAAASGGGRRVTTPAATPAAGTDPADLVEQVRVQRAAGARIVFTNGCFDVLHRGHVGYLAEAAALGDLLIVAVNSDHSVRRLKGPDRPVNPVEDRVAVLAALTSVDHVVVFEEDSPAGLIERIRPDVYVKGGDYPPDMVPEAPLVRRLGGAVHILGYVADRSTSAVIDRIRSAAAPAGPAGGSAGRPEAHPEPDTHPEGAR